Proteins found in one Amycolatopsis umgeniensis genomic segment:
- a CDS encoding DUF1996 domain-containing protein, which yields MARRTKVATGAIALSLAVGGIVVINTTGTPDAARADGADKSFFIDIKKVPRGNNVNLDLAKRGARGTFTVDCGRNENGHFNGDNFIAQPGVRNGAEHLHDYVGNLSTNADSNNKSLLRAGTTCKNGDKSAYFWPVIRINTEEEEENEAANEEKLAADRANAAKDEAGAQVDCPDVASELDEVPDQSMPAVDENLDKLDQESENANNQLAQGKQAGQVLDELKNKRKPSIKQISDAMKQAGKPVAKNDDQLAGCAVKQNGEGGLDNGGENSNVNAAGDVEKKKSDGKVADLPGANDNNEIGNNEGEIQRPEKVDLTFTSGGARRVVAMPKFLRVLYGDAKQSTNGPANARPSWTCTGFEDRLTELYPICPQGSKVARIHAFPNCWDGKNTDSANHRTHIVFSDRNGKCPRGFKNVPQLRITLVYNIPPNIQAAGQYAVDAFAQEKHNPRSDHDDFANVMSQRLMNQLVKCVNSGKRCRQ from the coding sequence CGGACAAGTCGTTCTTCATCGACATCAAGAAGGTTCCCCGCGGCAACAACGTCAACCTCGACCTCGCGAAACGAGGCGCCCGAGGGACGTTCACCGTGGACTGCGGCCGCAACGAGAACGGCCACTTCAACGGCGACAACTTCATCGCGCAGCCCGGCGTCCGCAATGGAGCCGAGCACCTCCACGACTACGTCGGAAACCTTTCGACCAACGCGGATTCGAACAACAAGAGCCTGCTGCGCGCGGGCACCACCTGCAAGAACGGTGACAAATCCGCCTACTTCTGGCCGGTCATCCGGATCAACACCGAGGAAGAGGAAGAAAACGAAGCGGCGAACGAGGAGAAGCTCGCCGCCGACCGCGCGAACGCGGCCAAGGACGAGGCGGGCGCGCAGGTCGACTGTCCCGATGTCGCCAGTGAACTCGACGAGGTCCCCGACCAGTCAATGCCCGCGGTCGACGAGAACCTCGACAAACTCGACCAGGAGTCCGAGAACGCGAACAACCAGCTGGCGCAAGGAAAACAGGCCGGTCAGGTACTCGACGAGCTGAAGAACAAACGGAAGCCTTCGATCAAACAGATCAGCGACGCCATGAAGCAGGCGGGCAAACCCGTCGCGAAGAACGACGACCAGCTCGCCGGCTGCGCGGTGAAACAGAACGGCGAAGGCGGTCTCGACAACGGCGGCGAGAACAGCAATGTCAACGCGGCCGGTGACGTCGAGAAGAAGAAGTCCGACGGCAAGGTCGCCGATCTGCCGGGCGCCAACGACAACAACGAGATCGGCAACAACGAAGGCGAGATCCAGCGCCCCGAGAAGGTCGACCTGACCTTCACCAGCGGCGGCGCCCGCCGTGTCGTCGCGATGCCGAAGTTCCTGCGCGTGCTCTACGGCGACGCCAAGCAGAGCACCAACGGCCCGGCCAACGCCCGGCCCAGCTGGACCTGCACCGGCTTCGAGGACCGCCTCACCGAGCTGTATCCGATCTGCCCGCAGGGCAGCAAGGTCGCCCGGATCCACGCGTTCCCGAACTGCTGGGACGGGAAGAACACCGACAGCGCCAACCACCGCACGCATATCGTGTTCTCCGACCGCAACGGGAAATGCCCGCGCGGCTTCAAGAACGTGCCGCAGCTGCGGATCACGCTGGTGTACAACATCCCGCCGAACATCCAGGCCGCCGGACAGTACGCCGTCGACGCGTTCGCGCAGGAGAAGCACAACCCGCGCTCCGACCACGACGACTTCGCGAACGTCATGTCGCAGCGGCTGATGAACCAGCTGGTGAAGTGCGTCAACAGCGGAAAGCGTTGCAGGCAGTAG